Sequence from the Streptomyces sp. NBC_00358 genome:
GAGGGACGGTGGCCCGACCTGGGGGCGGCCCTCCGCTACGAGATCAGGATCGGGCCGCTCACCCTGCACAACCGGACCGTCGTGCGCCGCAGTGAGCCGGTCGCCGTCCTCGAACTGGAGGCGGACAGCGGACCGCTGGGGACCGCGAGGATCGCGATGGAACTGCGGCCCTGGGGCGAGCACACACTGATCATCCTCGATGAACACCCCCTGCGCGGCGTTGGAGGCGCCTTGCACAACGGCCTCCTGGAGGTGGCGCAGCAAATAAGGAACCGCGCCATGTTGGGCCGCCTCGCCCGGCTGTGCGAGGGGGACGAGGACCCGGCCCGCACCGCTTCCGTGCGGCGACGACCGAGCACGGCCTGAAACGGCACCGAGACCTGGGCCAGCCGCTCCACCGGGCGCGGCCACCCACCGAGTCGGGAGCGAGTCATGCCGGACGCTGTAGTGATCGGAGCGGGCCCCAATGGGCTGGTCGCGGCGAACCTCCTGGCCGACGCGGGCTGGAGCGTGGAAGTCCTGGAGGCCCAGGACGAGCCCGGAGGGGCGGTCCGGCACGACCGGGGGGTCGACCCCGACTTCGCCAGCGACCTCTTCAGCGCCTTCTATCCCC
This genomic interval carries:
- a CDS encoding SRPBCC family protein, which produces MAVRHRLIRKSPQDVWEVLSDVDRYGDWVVGPSRAELDEGRWPDLGAALRYEIRIGPLTLHNRTVVRRSEPVAVLELEADSGPLGTARIAMELRPWGEHTLIILDEHPLRGVGGALHNGLLEVAQQIRNRAMLGRLARLCEGDEDPARTASVRRRPSTA